The Mesotoga sp. Brook.08.105.5.1 genome contains the following window.
GCCACGAAGAGAGCCTGTCCATAAGAAACAAAAGGGATTCAGAAGCGGCCACCTCTTATTCATTGAGGTACGTAAGCTCCCTATCTTCTGGAGGAAATCTGTCTATTGACATAAACTACATGATGAGGGTTCCACTGTTTGAAATAGAAACAATGGATTCAAGGCAGGTAGGTAGTCAAATAGCCCGTAGAGTTCCATTAGTAAACAAGCTGGAAGTTTTCGCCTCGAAAATCGCGGCCTGCTTTTCGCGAAAAACAAGCAGAGACCTTTATGATGTATATCTGCTTGACAAGCAAATATACACCCTTGATCTTGAAAAACTCCGGCTTGCCTTTACGGTTTTTGGGGGGATGAATCGAGAAAACTGGCTCGAAATAGACGAAAAATCATTTCGAGTAAATAAGAATGACCTGAAAAAACGATTGCTGCCACTTCTAAGAGGCACACTTGACAAAGAAAAACTCGACATTCTTGCCAGTGATATCGAAAGATCTTGCGAGAAAGTAGTCTCCTATTTGCTGCCTCTGAAGGACAATGAAAGAGAATTCTTAAGAATCCTAAACGAAAAAGGCGAAATCAGACCAGAAATCATTACCGATGACAAAGAACTGTCAGATAGAATTAAAAAGCTGCCTATGCTCAAATGGAAAGCACTGAATGTTAGGCAAACTCTTCAAGGCTGATCAAAGAAGTCTCGTGAACTGTAACGCCCTTTTACTGTCATTCCGTCGCGCCTGCCCTGAAGTGGTCCAGTTCAGGGAAACTGCACGGGATCTGGTCTTGAAAACACTCCTAGGACCGAGATCCTGGCCTGAAGCACGCCAGGATGACCCAAAGCAAGAAAAGGCTGTCATCCCGATATGCAACTGATCGGGATTTGTTCTTGAGAACGCTCCAAAGACCGAGGTCCTAACCAGGGTGTGCCAAGAAGGCGAAGAAGGAAACTTCAAGCCATGCTTAATCGAAGATGAGGGAGGGCCCCTCGAAGCCGCCATGCAGGTGGAGGCTTCAAACCACCGTAAGCTGCTGTGGTAAAGAGCCATGGTAGTGAACGTTACGGGAAAAGGCGGGACAGCGATCCCGTCAGGTGAGTACCAGAGGAGACGAATACAAGTGAACCACCGTAAACGTGTCGTAAGGACCTTTAGTGTCATCAAAACCGGGAAGCCTGGTTATCCCGGGATAAGTCTGGAGGAAACCTGCTTACTGTCCAGATGGTGACCGGCATATAGGTGGC
Protein-coding sequences here:
- a CDS encoding nucleotidyl transferase AbiEii/AbiGii toxin family protein, whose product is MRMSRETLSRLSGQTGYRQEIIEKVSLLLSWLDRASSIDRLTGSFALKGGTAINLFFLEIPRLSVDIDINYIGSPTREELDRDRNGFENIIESVCHEESLSIRNKRDSEAATSYSLRYVSSLSSGGNLSIDINYMMRVPLFEIETMDSRQVGSQIARRVPLVNKLEVFASKIAACFSRKTSRDLYDVYLLDKQIYTLDLEKLRLAFTVFGGMNRENWLEIDEKSFRVNKNDLKKRLLPLLRGTLDKEKLDILASDIERSCEKVVSYLLPLKDNEREFLRILNEKGEIRPEIITDDKELSDRIKKLPMLKWKALNVRQTLQG